In Dehalococcoidales bacterium, the genomic window GCGGTCTTTATCCTCCCGGCTGAGATAAGCCAGCAGCCTCCTTCTTTGCCCCACCAGCTTGAGCAAACCGCGCTGTGTGTGATAATCGTGCCGGTTAGCTGCCATATGCCCGGTCAGCTCGTTTATCCTCTGTGTCAGCAGCGCTATCTGCACCTCGGTCGAGCCAGTATCAGCCTCGCTGCGTTTGTAGTTACCGATGATTTCCGCCTTCTTCTCTTTGTACAAGCTATGCCCCCTTTTCCTTAGAGTAAGGGCCCACCCACTCTAAACTATATTATTTTATTAACTAAAAACGATGAAATTATAGCATAGCCGTTCGTTTATGTAAATTTTAGGAAAGATGAGCCGGTTCAAATAGATGGGTGATAACATCCCCCGTTTCAATACTCTTCAGCCGCTAAACCGGCAGAATTAGCTGGATAGAGGCGGCAATATGTGCTAAGCTGAACTTAACCATCCAGATATCAGAGGTCCGCCACGCTATGAACGTCGGTATCTGCAGGATTAGCCTCCGCCTACCGGAAAACAGCTCACTTAAGGGCAAGCGGCAGGTGGTAAAGTCGATTACCGGCCGGGTGAGCAACCGCTTTAATGTCGCTATAGCTGAGGTCGATAGCCACGACTTGTGGCAATCAATCACCCTGGGAATTTGCTGCGTCAGCAACAGTAAACAGCACTCTAACGAGACCCTCTCCCGGGTGGTGAACTTTATTATCGAGAGCCGTTTCGAGGTGGAGATGCTTGATTACGAGATTGAGCTCATCTCCGTCCTCTAGAAGTTCTATCGTTGCTTCGGTTCTTTTGATTTTGGCAAGGGAATAATGATGGATACAGCCACCTTTCTCAACTATCTTACTGCCCAACCCGGCTACAGCGGTCAGATTGCTCACGTCGAGCATATTCCGGCCCGCGAGGCAAGATATGCCGAAACGGACAAGCCACTGCCCGATCGTCTTCATGACTGCCTCGGCAAGCATGGGCTATTGCCGCTATATACTCATCAGGTCGAGACGATAGACCATGCCCGGGAGGGCAGGAATATTATGGTATCAACCTCAAGTGCCAGCGGTAAGACCCTGTGTTATAACATTCCCGTAATGGAGAGAATACTGACCGAACGGGCCAGCCGTGCCCTCTATCTCTTTCCAACCAAGGCGCTGGCTCAGGACCAGCTGCGTAACCTGCGCACAACATACTGCCCCGATTTACTCCGGACGGAGGAACTGGATACCTTTGACGGTGATACACCCCGGGTAGAGCGGGCCGAGATAAGAAAAAGAGCCCGGATAATACTGACCAACCCTGACATGCTCCACCTCGGTATCCTGCCCAACCACAGATACTGGTCGAGCCTACTGCGAAACCTCCGCTATGTTGTGATAGATGAAGCCCACAACTACCGCGGCGTTTTCGGCTCCCAGTTAGCCTGTGTGCTGCGCCGCCTGCGCCGTCTCTGCTGTCTCTATGGCTCGGATCCCCGGTTCATTTGCTGCTCGGCGACGATAGCCAACCCCGTTGAGCACATCGAGAAACTGGTCGGGGTAAACTTCAGCCTTGTCGACAGTGACGGTTCATCACACGGAGAAAAGGACTTCGTCTTCTGGAATCCTCCCTTGATAGATGAGTCAAAGAGTATACGGCGCAGCGCCAACAGCGAAGCAACCGAGCTGTTTACCAGCCTGGTGAGCCAGCATATCCGCAGTCTTACCTTCGCCCGTACCCGCCGGCTTACCGAGCTTATCTACGTCTACTCACAGCGGCGTCTTGCCCAGAGCAACCGCATCCTGAGTGAGAAAATCAAGCCGTATCGCGCCGGCTATCTCCCCGAAGACCGTCGCCGCATAGAGCAGGACCTATTCAACGGTAAACTGCTGGGCGTGGTCGCCACCAATGCGCTCGAACTGGGAATAGACATCGGCGACCTGGAAGCTACCGTACTTACCGGCTACCCGGGCAGCATCGCCAGCACCTGGCAGCAGGCAGGCCGGAGCGGGCGCGGTGAGAGCAAATCGTTAAGCTTTTTGATTGCTCTGGACAATCCCCTCGACCAGTACCTGATGCAACACCCCGGTCAGTTTTTCGGGAAAAACTTTGAGAATGCCATAGTCAACCCGGCCAATCCCTATATTCTAGGGGCCCATCTGCTCTGCGCCGCCTGGGAGCTGCCGCTCAGTAAGAGTGACGAGCAGTTTTTCGGCACCACATTTAGCCGGGAAAAAGAAATGCTGGAGAGAGATGGCCTGCTCCGCGAGCGGAGAGGCAGGTGGTACCTCTCCCCGGCCATAAGCTATCCGGCCCAGGGTGTCAACATCCGCTCTACCAGCGGCGAGAGCTTTGCCATTATCGATACCCAAACGGCTTCCCTGCTGGAGACGGTAGAGTCAAGCGTAGCCTTCTTCCAGATACACCCCGGCGCTATTTACCTTCACCAGGGAGAGTCCTATCTGGTGACCAGGCTCGACCTCTCCGGGCGTACCGCCTATGCCGAGCCGACCACCGCCGCCTATTACACCCAGACCAAAGAAACTACCGATCTACATATTACCAGGACGATCCGCAGCAGAAACTGCGGAAAGGTAAAGGTATTCCTAGGTGAGGTGGAGGTTACCACCACCGTAGTCGGTTTCAAAAAGAAGGCGCAGTTCACCGAGGAGGTAATCGGCGAAGAAATGCTCGAGCTACCGCCCCAGCGCTTTGCCACGATAGCACTGTGGTTTGACCTGCCTCCAGGGGCCATGGCACGGCTGGAGGAGGAAGAACTGGACCCGGCTGGTGGACTGCACGCTGTTGAGCACGCTGCGGTCGGCATTTTACCTCTTTTCGCCCTCTGCGACCGTAACGACATCGGCGGTGTTTCCACCCTGCTTCACCCTGATACCGGCAGAGCCCAGATATTCATCTACGACGCTCACCCCGGCGGCATCGGCATTGCCGAGAAGGGTTTTGACTTAACCGGAGAACTGTGGCAAACTACACTGAGGTTAATCAAAGAGTGCCCCTGCCAGGAGGGTTGCCCCAGTTGTATTCAATCACCCAAGTGCGGCAACAATAACAAGCCGCTGGACAAGCGTGCCGCAATGGTACTGCTGGACGGACTGATAGCAGAGCGCTAGCAATCGGGATTTACGGTAAAGGGACTAATCAGATAGGATTACACATTAAAGGAATAATCTCAGCAGAATGATAAACATCAGCATCGACCCGGTAGCTTTTACCATAGGCACACACGAAGTCAGGTGGTACGGTATCATCGTCGCCCTGGCGGTAGTTGTGATGATCCTCTGGGCATACAGCCGGATATCTAAGATAAAGGAGACCCTGACTGTACCCCCCGATATTATGCTAGCCCCGATCGGCATTGCTTCGGGAATGGCCGGCGCCAAGCTGGTCCATATTATGGAGAGCTGGCAATACTATGTAGAGCACCCGGCGGAGGCATTCAGCGGTGGCGGCCTGGCGATATACGGCGGCGTCATCGGTGCTACCCTGGGCATCTGGCTTTATCTTCGCTTCAGCAGCCTCGGCAAGGAAAGAATAAGGGATTTTTTCGCCGTCGCCGACCTGATAGCGCCGGGGATAATACTGACCCAGGCTATCGGCAGGGTGGGGTGCCTGGTAAACGGCTGTTGCTGGGGTAAGCCGGCGGCAGAATGGGTGCCCTGGAGCGTGGTCTATACCCACCCTAACAGCTATGCCCCGCTCAACATACCCCTCCATCCTACTCAGGCTTACGAAACCATTTTTGCCCTCGTCTGCTTCGTAATACTGCTCAAGCTCACGGGGCGGCTCAAGCCGGATGGTTCTGTTTTCATGGTCTATTTCATCATGTATTCGGCATGGCGCATCGCTATCGGATTCCTGCGCGACGCGCATGCTTACTTTGCCTTCAGCTTAAGCCAGGCACAGATAATCTCGATAGTGGTACTTGCGGTAAGCGTATTCATACTCATCTACCGCAGGCACCGCTTCAGAAAAACAGAAAAAACCTCCGCCTGAAGTATTATGGTCAAAAAAAGGGGATACCTTATTTGGTATCCCCTTTTTTCTCTTTGACTGACAGCGATTCTGGTATCTTATCTGTTCACCGCTGTCATCGGCACATCGGGTAACAACCCAGCGGAATGCAACGGTTACCCCCCACCGCTTAAAGCAACTTCCGGGCCAGGCCCGGCATTGCTTTACCTGCCAATTCTCTTACGCTTGGCATTTTTTTTCGCCTTCAGGCGGGCGGCATCTCTCTTGGAGAGAAAATAACGGTGGGCCTTCGCCTCACGAAGGATACCACCCATCTGCACCATCCGTTGAAAGCGCCTCAACAATGAGTCCTGGGTCTCGCCTTCACGTACCGATACTTCTAACGGCATAACACTCCAACACCTTCCCGGAACACAAACTGGCCGGATCTCTCCAACCTGCTTATGCCCTCAGGTTACGATAACTTTACTCCCGTACTTTAGTTTTGCTGTAGCACTCACTGCAGTAGACCGGTCTACCTTCGCGAGGCTCGAACGGGACTTCGGTATCCTTGCCACACTCGGCGCATACCGCAGGGAACATCTGGCGCCGAGGCCGGTAACCGTAGTCACTATTCCCATAACGCTCCGCCTTTCTTGCCTGACGACAAGAAGGGCAGCGCTTGGGATCGTTGGTATAGCCTTTTGAAGCGAAGAATTCTTGTTCCTCGGCGCTGAAGGTAAAGGTGGCACCACAGTCGGAACACTGGATTGACTTGTCCTCAAAGCTCATTGGCTGACCTCCTCTCTTAGTTAGTTGGCTAGTTCTATGGTCACCCAGAGCTTGAGGCAATACCGAGTAAACACAGCATAGTTCAACAAAATAGGTGATAACCTAGACTAAAACCACCGGATGCATTGTACAATAAAAAAAAGTATTTTGCAAGAAAATCATTCCACTCCCTTATCTTAGCCCCTCCCTGCCAAATCCTTAGAACAATCGCTCACTTTAGAAGAACAGGCAAAGCTTGATGACTTCACGATAGATATTCACAGTATTTTATTAACTTTATTAATTCAGCATTGACATATCATCTGAGACAACCTATAATACTACTATCATCCAAACTGTATTCGGGAGAGATATGGCAGGTAAAGACTACTATCAGACTTTAGGAGTCAAGCGGGATGCCACTGAGAAGGATATCAAACAGGCCTACCGCAAACTGGCACGCAAGCACCATCCCGATGTTAACCCCGGTGATAAAACGGCGGAGACCAAGTTCAAGGAGATAAATGAAGCCTTCGAGGTCCTCTCCGACAAGGAGAAAAGAAAGAAATACGACCGGTTCGGCGACCAGTGGCAGTATGCCGATCAGTTTGCCCAGTCAGGATACCGGACAACGTCCGAAGGTTTCCAGCAGGGTGGTGCCGGTTTTCACTTTGAAGAAGCTGATCTGGGCAGCATCTTCAATGAACTGTTCCGGGGCAACCGCAGCCAGACCTACCGCCGCCAGGCCCGGTCGAGGCCAGGCCAGGATATCGACCACCCGGTAGAGGTAACTCTGGAAGAAGCCTATCACGGCTCGACCCGCATCCTGGGTATCGAGGCCAACGAACCCTGTTCAGGCTGCCAGGGCAGCGGACTGATACAGGGCGTACCCTGCTCGGCATGCCGCGGCTCGGGGGTGGTACCCCACTTGAAGCGTCTCGAGGTCAAGATTCCGCCCGGGGTCAGGGACGGGTCACGGGTACGTGTTACCGGTAAAGGAGGACAGGGTTACGGCGGCGCGGCTAATGGCGACCTTTATCTGGTGATATCGGTAAAACCACATTCACAGTTTCAGCGCAGCGGCGATAACCTGCATGTAGAGGTCGGCGTTCCGCTAACCGTGGTTGTACTGGGGGGAGAGATCCAGGTGCCTACCTTAAAGGGCAAGCTGGCACTGAAAATCCCGCCGGAGACTCAGAACGGCAGTACTTTTCGCCTGTCCGGACAGGGTATGCCCCATCTGGGCAGATTATCCCACGGCGATCTGATGGCCAAGGTAAACGTGATACTACCAACCAAACTATCGAACCGGGAGAAAGAGCTGTTTAATCAGCTAAGGGAAATCAGGCCGGATTAAACGGTGAGGTTATTATGAATTCAGAGGATAACGAACCGCGATACGGAATCAGTATCGCCGCTAAAATGATTGGCGTTCGAACCCACACGTTGCGTTATTATGAGAGAATTGGCATAATAGAGCCGCACCGGTCCCGTGGCAATATACGCCTCTATTCCAGCAGCGATATCGCGATAGTGCGTCGGGCGAAGACTCTGATGGACGACCTGGGAGTTAACCTGGCCGGAATAGAGGTTATCCTGAGGATGTTGGAGCAGATGTCCGAGTTGCAGTCCCGCCTGGAGGATGCAGAGGCAGAACTGAGGAGTTTCCGGGAGGTAGATGGCACATGAGGCAGGAAAAATTTACCGAACAGGCACAGGAGGCACTGGCCTTATCACAGGAGATAGTCCGTCAGTACCACCATAGCCAGTGGGACGTTGAGCATATCCTGCTGGCCCTGCTCCGGCAGGAGGCGGGTTTGGTCGGTGAGATACTTACGGACCTGGGGGTGGACCTTGAGGCAGCCAGACAGCAGGTAGAAGCGGCACTGGAGCAGTCTCCCCGGGTTGCTTATGAAACGGGACAAATATATGCCACACCGCGGGTTGCCCAACTGATAAACAAGGCCGGTGAGGAAGCGGCCAGGCTCAAGGACGAATTTATCGGAACCGAACACCTTTTTATTGCCATGACTGCGGAGGAGAAGGGCGAAGCGTCGGCAATCCTGCATCGGCTGGGTATCGACCAGGAGAGGGTCTATGCTGCTCTCCAGAAGCTCCGTGGCAGTCATCGGGTTACCGATAGCCGGGCCGAGAGTAAATACCGTTCCCTGGAAAAGTACGGTCGCGATTTGACCGAGCTTGCCCGACAGGGTAAGCTTGACCCGGTCATCGGCCGCGAAGAGGAAATCAAGCGAATAATGCAGATACTTACCCGCCGCACCAAGAATAACCCGGTGGTTATCGGCGATGCCGGAGTGGGCAAGACAGCCCTCGCCGAGGGACTGGCGGAAAAGATCGCCGCCGACGATGTTCCTGACTCTCTCAAAGGACGTAAGGTGGTAGCCCTTGACATGGGAGCGCTGGTAGCCGGCAGCAAGTTCCGTGGTGAATTCGAGGAGCGGCTAAAGGCAGTAATGGACGAGGTCCGTCAGTCACGGGGTGAGGTAATACTGTTCATCGATGAAATCCATACCGTGGTTGGGGCAGGAGCAGCCGAGGGAGCTATTGACGCCAGCAACATGCTCAAACCGGCTCTGGCGCGCGGGGAGCTTCAGTGTATCGGCGCAACCACCCTCGATGAATACCGCAAGTTCATCGAGAAGGACAAGGCCCTGGAACGGCGCCTGCAGCCGGTATTCGTCAGCGAGCCGAGCATCGAGGCAACCGTTGAAATGCTGCGCGGACTCCGTCCCCGCTATGAGGCACACCACAAGATCAAGATCAGCGACGGAGCCCTGGAGGCAGCCGCCCGGTTGAGTCAGCGCTACATCTCCGACCGTTTTCTGCCGGACAAGGCAATCGACCTTATCGATGAGGCCTCAAGCAAGATACGTATCGACGCCGAGAGCGCCCCCACGGAGGTAAAGTCGCTGGAGCAGCATGTAAAACAGCTACTCAACGAAGAAGAGGCCGCCTCACAACGGCAGGACTATGAGCAGGCTGCCCGACTTAAGGCGGAGAGGCTGCGACAGGAGGACCAGTACAACCGTGCCAAGAATAGCTGGCTGCAAAAGGAAAGGATCGACGAGGTAGTTGACGAAGAGGATATCGCCCAGCTCATCTCGAAATGGACCGGAATCCCGGTCTCCCAGATGCTGGAGGGTGAAACGGAGAAGCTGCTCCACATGGAGGAGCGGATTCACGACAGACTGGTCAACCAGGAAGAGGCGGTAAATGCTGTCTCCGAGGCCATCCGCAGGAGCCGCGCCGGACTGAAAGACCCCAAACGGCCCATTGGCAGCTTTATGTTTCTCGGTCCCACCGGCGTCGGTAAGACCGAACTGGCCCGTACCCTGGCCTGGTTCCTGTTTGATGACGAAGGCGCCATGGTGCGCCTGGATATGTCCGAATACCAGGAGAAGCACACCGTATCCCGTCTCATCGGAGCACCGCCGGGTTACATCGGGTACGAAGAAGGCGGACAGCTCACCGAAGCTGTCCGGCGGCGTCCCTACCGGGTAATTCTGCTCGACGAAATAGAAAAGGCGCACCCGGAGGTATTCAACATACTGCTCCAGGTCCTTGACGACGGACGGCTGACCGACGGTCATGGACGGACCGTCGATTTTAAAAACAGCGTCATTATTATGACCAGCAACACCGGCGTCGAGTCAATTAGACAGTATACGGATCTCGGCTTCGGTACGCAAAAGGGCGATGGAGAAAACGGGCTGCAGAGTTATCAGCGTATGAAGGCAAAGGTGATGGAAGCGGTGAAGAAGACCTTCCGCCCCGAATTCATCAACCGGATCGATGAGATTATCGTCTTCCACGAGCTAACCGAGGAGCAGCTCAAGGATATCGTTGAGCTGCTGATCAAAGACCTGCAGCAACGGCTCACTGAGCGCAGACTGACGATAGATCTGACCAAAGCCGCCAAATCATGGCTGGTCAATAAGGGCTACGACCCGACCTACGGGGCAAGACCGCTCAGGCGGGCTATAGAACGTTATGTAGAGAACCCGCTGTCGAGTAAGCTACTCGAGGGAGAGTTTAGCGAGGGCGATAAGATTGTCGTTGGCTTAAGCGACGATAAACTGACCTTCTCCGCCGGCAAGGCGGCGAAAGCAGGGGCACGAACAGGAAATGCTTAATGACGGTAGCGACTAGCGCAGGGGTGAAGAAGGGCTCGAACCGCAAGAAATACATTGCCGGTATCTGTTTTGTCGCCGGAATTGTGATTGCCTGTGTTCTTCTTGTCTATCACTGGGAGTACGTGCTCCGCTTTCAGAAGTATGGCTATCTAGGCCTTTTTCTTATGTCACTGGTCAGCGGCTTCAGTATCCCGCTGCCGGTCCCTTATATGGTATTCACCTTTACTCTCGGCGGCGTATTGCATCCAGCGCTGGTGGGAATAGCCACCGGGGCGGGACTCGGTGCCGGTGGTACCCTCCTCTATCTGACCGGCCGCGGCGGGCGTCGCTTCCTCCCCCACTTTGAGATCTCGGACCCGGCCGATGAAGCATACTCCTCACGCTGGTCACGATTCTTGAGGCGAATAAAAATGCACAGGATTATGCACTTCGCCCACCGGAGGGGCACCCTGGCCGTGTTTGTACTATCCGTGCTGCCCAACCCCTTTTTCACACCGATGGCAATCAGTATGGGGACAATGCGCTTCAGATTGGCAAAGTTTTCCTTTGCCTGCTGGGCCGGACAGACGGTCAAAGCTATTGGTATTGCCTACTGCGGCTATCTGGGCCTGGGCTCTTTTCTGCGCTGGATGGGCCTGTTTAACATGCCCAGTATACCCGGCGTATCTTAAAAACAGGTTTACAAGGAGTTATTCATGGAAAGAGTTGCCACCGACTGGGACAGGTATCACAAGCGCGTCCGTGTCAGCCAGAGGTTCTTATGGACAGTATGGAGGGCTTACGCCAGTCTGCTCAGCGGATTCAGCTTCAGCAAACCGATTAAGATAATCGAGCTGGGCTGCGGCACCGGCTATCATACGCTGCAGATGACCAGGCTGTACCAGGTGGACAAGGTAACCCTGGTCGATGCCAACGCCAGCGTTATCAGCGATACGGAAAGAAGAATGTCCTCGCTGAAATGCGAGAAGGAGTTTCTGCTCAGGGACCTGTTCAGTCTCGATCTGGAGGAGAGGTATGATATCGTTCATTCTCAGGGGCTTCTCGAACACTACACTCCCGAGGAGCAACGGCAGTTGATTCGCCTGCACCGCGACCTGCTGGCCCCGGGCGGGATTGCGTTAATTCTGGTACCAACCACCAGTCTAACCTACCGATTCTGGAGAGGTCTTCTGGAGAGGCTGAACCAGTGGATATATAGTGACGAGGTCGCCCTCTCCAGAGCAGAGTTCGTCCGGCAACTGGAAGACAGCGGCCTGGAAATACTGAAGATCCAGGGGTGTCACCTGACAGAAGTGGGCGCCGTCTGCCGCAGACGTGACGGAGTAAAGTAATTCGCACGCACCAAGCGTGATATTGATCCGACACCCGGTTACCGTCTCTGACGTCGAGCAATCCATCATAATCATAAGAGAATCATATACATAACGAGGAGGAATACCTTGACCAACTCAGATACCCCGGGGAGAGTTGACAGCAAAAACATCCTGTCTTCCAACGGACAGGCTCCCGATGAGCCCGCCCTGCCGGGGCAAGGTTACCGGATGGCATTCAACTTCAACTCCGCACTGTTTAAGGTCCTGGTAGACTATCTCAAGCCGGAAGAGAAAGAGATG contains:
- the lgt gene encoding prolipoprotein diacylglyceryl transferase, coding for MINISIDPVAFTIGTHEVRWYGIIVALAVVVMILWAYSRISKIKETLTVPPDIMLAPIGIASGMAGAKLVHIMESWQYYVEHPAEAFSGGGLAIYGGVIGATLGIWLYLRFSSLGKERIRDFFAVADLIAPGIILTQAIGRVGCLVNGCCWGKPAAEWVPWSVVYTHPNSYAPLNIPLHPTQAYETIFALVCFVILLKLTGRLKPDGSVFMVYFIMYSAWRIAIGFLRDAHAYFAFSLSQAQIISIVVLAVSVFILIYRRHRFRKTEKTSA
- a CDS encoding DUF503 domain-containing protein; its protein translation is MNVGICRISLRLPENSSLKGKRQVVKSITGRVSNRFNVAIAEVDSHDLWQSITLGICCVSNSKQHSNETLSRVVNFIIESRFEVEMLDYEIELISVL
- a CDS encoding DEAD/DEAH box helicase yields the protein MMDTATFLNYLTAQPGYSGQIAHVEHIPAREARYAETDKPLPDRLHDCLGKHGLLPLYTHQVETIDHAREGRNIMVSTSSASGKTLCYNIPVMERILTERASRALYLFPTKALAQDQLRNLRTTYCPDLLRTEELDTFDGDTPRVERAEIRKRARIILTNPDMLHLGILPNHRYWSSLLRNLRYVVIDEAHNYRGVFGSQLACVLRRLRRLCCLYGSDPRFICCSATIANPVEHIEKLVGVNFSLVDSDGSSHGEKDFVFWNPPLIDESKSIRRSANSEATELFTSLVSQHIRSLTFARTRRLTELIYVYSQRRLAQSNRILSEKIKPYRAGYLPEDRRRIEQDLFNGKLLGVVATNALELGIDIGDLEATVLTGYPGSIASTWQQAGRSGRGESKSLSFLIALDNPLDQYLMQHPGQFFGKNFENAIVNPANPYILGAHLLCAAWELPLSKSDEQFFGTTFSREKEMLERDGLLRERRGRWYLSPAISYPAQGVNIRSTSGESFAIIDTQTASLLETVESSVAFFQIHPGAIYLHQGESYLVTRLDLSGRTAYAEPTTAAYYTQTKETTDLHITRTIRSRNCGKVKVFLGEVEVTTTVVGFKKKAQFTEEVIGEEMLELPPQRFATIALWFDLPPGAMARLEEEELDPAGGLHAVEHAAVGILPLFALCDRNDIGGVSTLLHPDTGRAQIFIYDAHPGGIGIAEKGFDLTGELWQTTLRLIKECPCQEGCPSCIQSPKCGNNNKPLDKRAAMVLLDGLIAER
- the rpsU gene encoding 30S ribosomal protein S21; this encodes MPLEVSVREGETQDSLLRRFQRMVQMGGILREAKAHRYFLSKRDAARLKAKKNAKRKRIGR
- the rpsO gene encoding 30S ribosomal protein S15 — protein: MYKEKKAEIIGNYKRSEADTGSTEVQIALLTQRINELTGHMAANRHDYHTQRGLLKLVGQRRRLLAYLSREDKDRYRTLIEQLGLRK
- a CDS encoding J domain-containing protein, whose protein sequence is MAGKDYYQTLGVKRDATEKDIKQAYRKLARKHHPDVNPGDKTAETKFKEINEAFEVLSDKEKRKKYDRFGDQWQYADQFAQSGYRTTSEGFQQGGAGFHFEEADLGSIFNELFRGNRSQTYRRQARSRPGQDIDHPVEVTLEEAYHGSTRILGIEANEPCSGCQGSGLIQGVPCSACRGSGVVPHLKRLEVKIPPGVRDGSRVRVTGKGGQGYGGAANGDLYLVISVKPHSQFQRSGDNLHVEVGVPLTVVVLGGEIQVPTLKGKLALKIPPETQNGSTFRLSGQGMPHLGRLSHGDLMAKVNVILPTKLSNREKELFNQLREIRPD
- a CDS encoding MerR family transcriptional regulator is translated as MNSEDNEPRYGISIAAKMIGVRTHTLRYYERIGIIEPHRSRGNIRLYSSSDIAIVRRAKTLMDDLGVNLAGIEVILRMLEQMSELQSRLEDAEAELRSFREVDGT
- a CDS encoding zinc-ribbon domain containing protein, giving the protein MSFEDKSIQCSDCGATFTFSAEEQEFFASKGYTNDPKRCPSCRQARKAERYGNSDYGYRPRRQMFPAVCAECGKDTEVPFEPREGRPVYCSECYSKTKVRE
- a CDS encoding AAA family ATPase, with protein sequence MRQEKFTEQAQEALALSQEIVRQYHHSQWDVEHILLALLRQEAGLVGEILTDLGVDLEAARQQVEAALEQSPRVAYETGQIYATPRVAQLINKAGEEAARLKDEFIGTEHLFIAMTAEEKGEASAILHRLGIDQERVYAALQKLRGSHRVTDSRAESKYRSLEKYGRDLTELARQGKLDPVIGREEEIKRIMQILTRRTKNNPVVIGDAGVGKTALAEGLAEKIAADDVPDSLKGRKVVALDMGALVAGSKFRGEFEERLKAVMDEVRQSRGEVILFIDEIHTVVGAGAAEGAIDASNMLKPALARGELQCIGATTLDEYRKFIEKDKALERRLQPVFVSEPSIEATVEMLRGLRPRYEAHHKIKISDGALEAAARLSQRYISDRFLPDKAIDLIDEASSKIRIDAESAPTEVKSLEQHVKQLLNEEEAASQRQDYEQAARLKAERLRQEDQYNRAKNSWLQKERIDEVVDEEDIAQLISKWTGIPVSQMLEGETEKLLHMEERIHDRLVNQEEAVNAVSEAIRRSRAGLKDPKRPIGSFMFLGPTGVGKTELARTLAWFLFDDEGAMVRLDMSEYQEKHTVSRLIGAPPGYIGYEEGGQLTEAVRRRPYRVILLDEIEKAHPEVFNILLQVLDDGRLTDGHGRTVDFKNSVIIMTSNTGVESIRQYTDLGFGTQKGDGENGLQSYQRMKAKVMEAVKKTFRPEFINRIDEIIVFHELTEEQLKDIVELLIKDLQQRLTERRLTIDLTKAAKSWLVNKGYDPTYGARPLRRAIERYVENPLSSKLLEGEFSEGDKIVVGLSDDKLTFSAGKAAKAGARTGNA
- a CDS encoding VTT domain-containing protein, which translates into the protein MTVATSAGVKKGSNRKKYIAGICFVAGIVIACVLLVYHWEYVLRFQKYGYLGLFLMSLVSGFSIPLPVPYMVFTFTLGGVLHPALVGIATGAGLGAGGTLLYLTGRGGRRFLPHFEISDPADEAYSSRWSRFLRRIKMHRIMHFAHRRGTLAVFVLSVLPNPFFTPMAISMGTMRFRLAKFSFACWAGQTVKAIGIAYCGYLGLGSFLRWMGLFNMPSIPGVS
- a CDS encoding class I SAM-dependent methyltransferase, producing the protein MERVATDWDRYHKRVRVSQRFLWTVWRAYASLLSGFSFSKPIKIIELGCGTGYHTLQMTRLYQVDKVTLVDANASVISDTERRMSSLKCEKEFLLRDLFSLDLEERYDIVHSQGLLEHYTPEEQRQLIRLHRDLLAPGGIALILVPTTSLTYRFWRGLLERLNQWIYSDEVALSRAEFVRQLEDSGLEILKIQGCHLTEVGAVCRRRDGVK